TCGGGCTCGCTGACCGCTCGTCGGGGATAGCTTTTTACGTCGATTATTATCGCCTGTTTATATCCGTCTATGAGTAATGCCGCTTTGCCTCGGAAAACCTCGTCAGCCGTGCTTATCTCGTTGTCTGAAAAACTCACATCCGGAAACGAAAGGTTTTTTATTGCGAAATCCGTCTCGTTTACACAGTTTGCCGTATTTATATCGGAGCAATCCCGCATTACGAATATAAGATCTTTTGGAGATACATATCCTTGCGTAAAATATATAATAGCGCGCCGACCGTCGGCCACAGTATCAACGCTTTTGATATCAAAGCTTTTTGCGCGATTTAACGCGTTATTCATTAAATTTATGTTTTCATCTATTGCCGCAGAGAGCATATAATCACCTTTTCACTTCTGATTTCCGTCAAAAATAATACCTGTTCTATAAAAACACTCAGTGCTTACTCTTAAAATTTTCAGACTGCATCAAGTTTTAGTATAATCCAGATTCGCGGATGACGTATTTAATTATATTCTTTCCTCATGTGCTCTAATTATTCTATATAATATCTGTTGAACAATCATAAAACACATACTTCAGTAAAAGCTTTTAGCAGACAATATAATAATATTTTACGAATGAAAACATTTCCGTGCAAAGCAAAATATTTATTATGCCCGAGAACTCTTGAATTTATTCATTACCAAAGAAAAAATATTGCAAAATATCAATATGCTTGATATAATTCTTATTATTGCATTTCCATTCTACTTTATGCTAAAGGAATAGCTCCAATGAAACGAAAACGTCTTGACAGAGATATTTGGACATCCATAACATCAAAAAGATATATTCAGAAACAGATAAAAAATAGTGACTTCAATGGAATTGTTTCTCTTTTATATATTGATGATGTTTCTACTGCTTCGCGATGGAAATATCCTGATAAAGAAATAACAGTATGCGACAAGGGAATGAAATGGCTTCAAATCATGCCCTTTGATGAATACTATGTTATAACAGCCATGATTAACGATCAAAGCAACATAAATATATGGTATATTGATATGATAGCAAATAAGGGTTTTTCCGAAGATAACGTCGCCTTTTTTGATGATCTTTATTTGGATCTGACTGTACGGCCGAACGGTGATATAGATATTGATGATATGGACGAGCTCGAAGACGCACTCAAGCAAAATGATATTACTGATGATTTATTTAATTTGGCATTAAGTACGAAGGAAAAACTTCAAAAAGGTATATTAACGGATATACCGAAATTCAACGATTTTTGCATTAAGCTCATGCTTGATATAGAAAACATCAATTTACTATAATTTCTGCAAACAAAGCTCATATTTCGACGGAACGTAATGGTCATAATAAGTTTGTATAGTTTCTGTTGAATAAGGCCAATCCATATCATGATTACCGATTTTAAAAATGAAATTAAAGTGAAGAATGTTGACCGGGCGGCATGAACAGCGTATAATAAATTTATATTTAATGCTTGCTAAAGCATAATGTTATGAGCAGTTGTGTTTGCAAACTGTTATTCAACAGGTATTTACAATTTTAAAAGGATCGGTAATATTATTATGATGGGACCTCCTCTACCACCGCCCGGCGGCGGACGCGGACGATTTGAATATAAAAAGGTTACACCGCCCAAATCGTTTAAAGATCTCTCGAGATATTTAAACGAGCTTGTCGGCGGGTTTTTCTTCCGGCTTTTCTATATATTCAGGCTTGTATGGGAAACCGGGCCATGGATATTGTTTGTAATGCTGTTTATGTCGGTTTTCAACGGCGTTATGCCGGTCATAGGTGCTCTTATATCAAAAAATATACTGAACATGTTTCAAAACGTCATGACCGACAAAACAATCGACTTCAACACGATTCTTATTATGTTTGTTTTTCTTTTCCTGTACAGAATCATCAACAATGTTATGTCAAGGTTGAATAACATTTTTACAAGTATATCAGGTGAACGGGTCGTTGATTATATAAAGAGAAAAATAATGAACAAAGCAAAAACCGTCGATCTTTCTTCCTTTGACCGTCCCGAATTCTATGAAAAGCTTGAAAATGCAAACAGAGAAGCGGGCAGCCGCCCGATAGCCATAATGAGTTCGACCTTCGGTATAGTGTCGACGCTTATCAGTATGATAAGCTTTATCGTAATTCTCGCCTCAATAAGCCCTCTTGCGACACTGGTTATAATTGCGATATCCGTTCCATCCGCTATAATCAACTTTGTATACCGCAAAAAAACATTTACTTATATGCGCCGCCGCTCTAAGGAACGGCGTCAGATGGGTTATTTTTCCGGGCTGCTTGTCGACAAGGATCTTGCAAAGGAGCTCAAGCTCTTTGATTTGTCCGACGGCTTTATCGACAGATATAAGAAAGTCTTTAAGGAATACTTCTCCGGAATTAAAAAGCTTATAATCAACGAAGGGCTTTGGCATGCCGGTCTTTCTGTCATTTCCTCTACGGTCAACTTTCTTTTTTACGTCTTTATCGGCTATAAAGTATATTTAGGCAATATTATGATTGGCGATTATTCGCTGTATACCAACGCGCTTCAGCAAGTTGCGAACGGCGTTTCTTCGCTTATATCGATAACATCGAGCATATATGAAGGCACTCTTTTCATCGACAACATGATCGAATTCATGAACGAAAAACAGACCATCGTCCCCCGTCTTATGCCTCCTGTTGTCCTTTCGCACGGAATGTCTCATACGGTTGAATTTAAAAACGTCAGCTTCAGATACCCCGGAACACAGCGGGATGTTCTTAAAAACATTTCGACCGTATTCCGTCCGGGCGAATCAGTCGTGCTGGTCGGTCTGAACGGTTCAGGCAAAACAACTCTTATAAAGCTGTTAACACGTCTTTATGATCCGACAGAGGGAGAAATCCTGCTCGACGGGCGGAATATAAAAGACTATGACCTTAAATCTCTTTATAAAACATTTGGCATCATTTTCCAGGATTTCGGAAAATATGCCGTTACCGCATCGGAAAACATAACCTTCGGTGATGTGCGCCACGAATTTGATCTTCAGGCAGTAAAAGAAGCCGCCCGCCAAAGCAACGCGGACGACTTTATAGAAAAGTTAAACAGCGGATATGAAACGCCTTTGATGAGGATCTTCGAAGCCGACGGAGCGGAGTTATCCGGCGGGCAATGGCAAAAGCTTGCGATTGCCAGGGCTTTTTATTCTAATTCCGATATATTGATACTCGACGAACCCACAGCATCGCTTGATCCGCTTGCGGAGCAGGAAATATTCAATCAATTTGATAATCTTCGCAAAGGCAAAACGACGCTTTTTGTCTCTCACAGGCTTTCGAGCGCGACAACCGCATCGAAAATTCTTGTGCTTCAAAATGGCGTACTGATCGAGGAGGGCAGACACTCCGAGCTGATGGCGAAAAACGGAGTATATAACCTTCTCTTTACAACGCAGGCAAAAAGGTATATCGACGCGGATAACAATAACCCTCAGGCGGAATCCGCCGATTTACCGCAGGAAAAGGCTTTTGAAAAAACAGCCGGGGAAAATGAAGAGGTTAACAATTTTTCAAATATCCATAAGCCAGAACAGGAATGAGCCGTATTTACACATACGAATCCAAAACCTCTTAAAAAAATGAATTTGCACCGTTTTCCGCCAGTACTCTTACAATTTCACGCATTTCATCCTTCGAATTTGCTTCACGTGCTTTTTTAATCACCGTGTCACGCTGTTCTTTTGACATTCTTCCGAATACTATTACCGCATCGCGGTTCTGTGCCAATGCCATACCAAAGCCGAGCGGGACGGTGTCATCTATCATATAATCCATTTGACCATACCTTTCTTTTCTTTTAGATGGTAATAAAATTTGTCAAAGCTATTTATTTATTACCGTTTTATGATAATATGTCTATTGCTTTATTATTATCCGCTTTATAGCGGTATTTTATGCTTATATTGCAAATAAATCGGTAAAATTATATCAACGGAGATTTGTTATAATGAAAAATATCCGGCTCGACAAGCTTTTATCCGAAATGGGGATCTGCTCTCGGAAGGAAGCGGGACGAATTGCCCGAAACGGCAGTATTACCGTTAACGGTGACATATATAAAGATTCCTCCGAAATAATTGACATATCTTCCGAAATCCGCGTTATGGGTGAACGGATCGAATACGATCCTTGCCCGCTTTTTATGATGAATAAGCCGGCAGGGTTAATATGCGCGGCGGATGATCCGCGGGAAAGGACTGTATTCGAGCTTCTGGGAGAACGGGAAAGGCGAATGGAGCTTTTCACGGTGGGCAGACTTGACAAAGACACCACAGGTCTTTTGATCCTCACCAACGACGGCGCTCTTGCTCACAAGCTTCTTTCTCCTAAAAAGCATGTAGACAAAATATATGACGTCACGAGTGATTTGGAGTTTTCTGAAAACGATGTTGCCGCGTTCAAAGAAGGCGTTTTTATTGACCGCGAAACCAAGACCCTTCCCGCCTTGCTTCAAATCGACAGCATCGATCCGCATAAAGCCCTTCTCACAATAAGAGAGGGTAAATTTCATCAAATTAAACGTATGTTAAACGCGGTGGACAAAAATGTAACCGCATTGAAAAGAGTATGCTTTGCCGGAATACCACTGGATCCTTCCCTTCCTGAAGGCGCGTTCAGGCACCTTACCAAAGAAGAAGCCGATATGCTTATAAACAGATAACGGCGTAACACGCGGCGATTATAGCTGAAGTAATTCCCATTGCCGCCTTGACAGCAATATATTTTTTTATCGACAGATCGGTATCCGAAATCACTGATACTGTCTGGCATATTACCGACACCCCGCCGAATGAAATAAAAAGCGCCGTTAAGACAAATCCCGCCGTTCCTGATAAAGAAGCATGTTTTACTCCGCATGTCATCTCAAGCAATCCGCATATAAAAGTTTTAAGTATACCTTTAAGCCCAAGACTGCCGAGCATTCCGGTCAAAAATGAAAAAAACACCACAAAGCCGCAAATATACAATATATTGACAGCCGCCTCCTTTACCGCTGCGCTGAAAGCCGCGGAAATGCCGGGCGGCTCTTTTATTTCGTGTTTCTCACCGCCGGTAAATCCGCTTACGGCCTTAAAATGCTTTTTTCTATATGTAAAGCAAAACAATATACCGGCGCAAATAAGCTGAATTGCATAAAGCGCCGCGCCGGCCGAGGGTATATCGGGAAATGCTTGTCCCGCAACTCCGAATATAAATGCCGGTCCGCACAGATTACACGCAGGAATCAGCATTTCCGCTTCCTTTTTGCCAAAACAGCCTTTTTTATAAAGCTCCTTGACGCATATACCGCCTATAGGAAAGCCGCATATACTCCCCAGCAGGAATGCTTTCGGCGCGCCGGAGGCACGGTTGTTTTCAGAACCCAATGAAATCAACACCGTAGATAAAACCATGAAAGGAAACAGCGCGGAAACGACAGTGCCGCATAGTTTTATTCCCTCATTAGCGCATTCGGCTGCCGTTTTTGGGAACAAAATAGCCGCAATACATGGCAGAAAAAAAATGGCTGAAGCGAAAGCTCTCAATACTGCGCTATTTTTTTGTGTTACGGTGCGGCTGTTCCGCATATATTTTTTATGTGAATCGGATATTGTTTTATTCATTATGTTCATAATATGAAAGGAAACGGTTATTTTAATGCGTAAGGCAGCAGTTATAGGTCCGGAACAATTATATGATGAAAAGCTTATATACATTCATGGAAGGACGCGCCTTCTGATGGAGGGATGTAAAAAAGTCGTTTTCTGCGATGAAACCACAGTAAAGCTTTTGTGCGGATTTAATGTCACCATCCATGGGGATGGCCTGAAAATAATGCATCTCGGAAACGGAAATGTGGCGGTTGACGGGAGAATATCATCAGTCAGTTTTTCCGATGATGAGCTTCGGACGGTGCGTGAATGAAAAAGCCAAAAAGCAAAGATAATAAAAAAGCAATAAAAGATAAAGAAAATAAAGATAAAAAGCTGCGCAGCTTTTTCCCGGGATTTACCGCGCTTGCCGCCGGTTATTCTGAGCTGTTAATAACCGGAAAGAAACCGGAAAGAGTATTGAATCTGGCGATAGCGCATAATATCGACGTTATATACGCGCAGGGATACAATGATTCCATCAAAATAGCCGTGACTCTTTCGGATTCGGCACGCATCATTGAGCTGTGTAAAGCAGAAAATATGCTCGGAGCCGTCATATCTGAAAATAAGCACGGCTTGAGACCGTTTTTTCTTAAATACAAAAGAAGGATCGGGCTGTTCGCAGGGATTATTTTTCTGATTTTTTCATTATACTTATCGACATTATTCATCTGGTGTGTTAAAATAGAAGGGAATGTAAGTTTAACCGAAGAACAGCTTCGGGATATGATACGCAAAAGCGGCATATGTGAAGGCGGTTTGGCGAGATCTGTCGATCCTGACGCGTTCCGCTTGACGCTTATTACGGAGCACCCGGAAATTGCATTTGCCGCCGTCACAATAAGCGGCACCACCGCATATATACAGATAGCCGAACGCACTCCACCGCCAGCAAAGCGCGACATCTCACTCCCGATAAATCTTGTGGCCTCTCGCAGCGGTATAATCAGAAAAACAATCGTCATACGCGGTACCGCCGCAGTAAAGGCCGGACAATACGTAAAAGAAGGCGAGCTTCTCGTCAGCGGCATAACCGCACTGAAGAACAGCGCATTCCGCATTGTCCGCGCCGAGGGAAAGATATATGGGGAAACCTGTCATGCGCCTGAATTCACCGTTCCTACCCAGGCGGACGTAAAGGTTTTTACCGGAAGAGAGATGACGGTTTCTTCTCTCGATATTCTCGGCTCTCAAATACCGTTATATCTGAACGGAACATGCAGTTTTGAGGATTATGATGTCATGCGTTTCCGGGATGAGGCGTTTTTATTTGACATAATAGAGCTTCCGTTCGGAATTATGAACCGTGTTTTTTTGGAATATGAAATAAAACGTGAATGGATATCACCTCAAAGAGCGCAGGACATAGCATATGACCTTCTTGCTGCATATATCAAAAACAAACTCACCGGCGCCGAAATAATAAGTAAGGAAACGGAAATAACCTGTTCTGACACGGACGGCTCCGTCACTCTTCGAGCTTCAATCAACTGTATCGAGGATATAGCTGTAGAAAAGGAATTTACGATAGGACAATGAGTAATTATCTGATTGCCGCTATATTAAACTGCATTTAAATAAACCTTATTTATAAGAGAGAAAAGCCCATATGCCAGAGCCTTTTTTCTCTTTAAGCGGTAATTATTTTATTGCCGAGTTAATAATACAAGCATAATAATAAAGAAAAGGATATCAAGCGATGGCTGAAAGAGTCATATATATTGACAGCACGGAAAGAATAGCGGAAATATTCGGCAGCCGGGATGCGAACGCGTCAATAATCGAACGGGAATTAAATGTCGTTTTAATAAACCGCGATATCGAAATAAAAATAACAGGCAATGATAAATCCGTTTCCGACGCGGAACAAGTCATATCTTATCTCGATAAGCTTCTAAAGCTTTCCGGTCAGCTTACAGAGCAAAATGTTCAATATGCCGTAAGCCTGATCAAAGACGGAAACGGCGCTCTTCTTGATAAAATCAGTACGGACGTGCTCTGCATATCAGCGAAGGGTAAGCCTATAAAGCCCAAAACTCTCGGCCAGAAGGAATATATCGACGCCATAAAGGACAACACGATCACACTCGGAATAGGTCCGGCCGGAACCGGAAAAACCTTTCTCGCGGTCGCGATGGCTATATCGGCACTTCGCCGTAAAGAGGTCAATAAACTTATTATCACACGTCCCGCCGTCGAAGCCGGAGAAAGGCTCGGCTTTTTGCCCGGTGATATTCAAAGCAAAATCGACCCTTATTTGAGGCCGCTGTACGATGCGCTCTATGAGCTTATGGGGTACGAGGGCTTTCAAAGGCAATATGAAAAAGGCATAATTGAGGTCGCTCCGCTCGCATATATGCGCGGACGAACTCTCGATGATTCCTTTATAATACTGGATGAAGCGCAGAATACGACGCCGGAACAAATGAAAATGTTTCTCACACGTTTGGGCTTTAACTCGAAAATGGTCGTAAACGGTGACATAACTCAGATCGATCTCCCCGCCGGTACACGCAGCGGCCTTAAAGACGTAATGAGGATATTGAAGGATATCCGCGATATTAAAATAATAACTCTCACCTCGCGCGATGTCGTGCGGCACAGCCTTGTCAGTAAAATCGTCGAAGCATACGAAAAGCACGCGGCAGAAAAGGCACGTTATAAGCCTGACGCTGACGGCGCGGAAAGATGGGGGAAAGCCCAGGGCAGAGCCTCAGGCGCCTCCTTTACCGGAGCAAAAAAATATATAAAGACGAAATGATTTATTTATATGAAACATTTTACAGATATATCAAACAGACCCGGCTGTTATAACCCGGATGGCGCAATGCGTAAAAAAATTCGGGAAGCCGTAGATGAGACGCTTAATTCAGAAAAAATCGAATTCCATTGCATCATGTCGGTCTGCGTCGTCGGAGACGACGAAATAAAAGAACTGAACAATAAATACAGAAATACGGACAGCGTCACGGATGTTCTTTCGTTTCCAATGTACGGTTCAATGGACGAAATAAGATCCGCGCCGCCGGAAGATTACGAACCCCGTTCAAGAACAAGCGGACTTTCGATCGGCGATATAATATTATGCGAAAGTGTAATAAAAGAACATGCCGAAGAATATTCTGACAGCTTTGAAAACGAGCTGTTATATATGGTTGTTCACTCCGCGCTTCACCTTTTGGGATACGATCATATAAACGGCGGCACGGCAGCCGAAGAAATGAAGCAAAAACAGGATTCAATTTTTGAAAAGATAAGGATTAAATATTTAATATGACTGAAAATAAAATTACTCCAAAAGCTCCCCGCACCGGTTTTGTTGCGATTGTGGGACTTCCTAACGTCGGAAAAAGCACGCTTTTAAATACTCTTCTCGGAGAAAAGCTTGCCGCGGTTTCAAAAAAGCCCCAGACCACGCGCACACGCATAACAGGCATACTGACCAAAGAAAATATTCAGTATGTATTTCTTGATACGCCCGGAGTCCACAGACCGAGGACAAAGCTGGGCGAAATGATGATCGAAGAGATAGGAACTGCGCTGGCGGACGTTTCATGCGTTCTTTTTGTAACCGAACCGCTCGGTCAAATCTCGGAAACAGAAAGAAATATGCTGGCAAAGCTTAGAATCCAGAAACAGAACGTTATATTATTGATCAATAAGATTGATGAATTCAAAAAAAGCGCCATACTCACAACAATGGACGCATTTTCCAAGGAATTTGAATTTGCGTCGATAATACCGATCTCCGCAAAGGAAAACGACGGAATAGACATAATATTCAAGGAGCTTGATCCGTTTATAGGTGAGTGTGACTGGTATTTTCCTTCGGATATGATCACCGATATGCCTGAAAGAAGAATTGCCGAGGAAATTATCCGGGAGAAGCTCCTGAGGCTCCTTGATCAGGAGATTCCGCACGGCACCGCTGTCGTCGTAGAGGAATTCAAGGATATAAGAGGTCACCTTCTGTCGATCCGCGCGGAGATATTCTGTGAAAAACCGTCGCATAAGGCGATAATCATAGGCAAAGACGGCGCGATGCTCAAAAAAATCGGAACATACGCACGCGAGGATATGGAAGCCTTTTTCGGAGTGAAGGTAAATCTCGACCTATGGGTCAAGGTAAAGAAAAACTGGCGCGACGACAGCTCCTATCTGAACGAACTCGGATTTATAAAAAAAGATTGATTTCTGCCAGGACAGATCACAAAAATGCCGGAAGTTGTAAAAGGACTCGTAATAAGAGAAACGCTCGCGGGCGAATATGACAAACTGCTTACCGTGCTTACAGAAACACGCGGCAAGCTGTTTTTCCGTGCTTACGGAGTGCGCTCGCTGATCAACCGCAACTCGGCTTCATGCCGGATATTTTCTTATTCAGAATTTGTTCTTCGTGAAAAAAACGACCATTATTATCTCAGCCAGGCACAGCTGATTAAAAGCTCACTAGAACCCGGCACGGAATTCGATGGAATGTCGCTGGCGTTTTACTTTTTCGATCTCTGCGATTACTGCGCCTCCGACGAGGAAACATGCGGCGGAATGCTTAAAATGCTTATGAACGCGCTTTATATCATTTCGAAGGGCGACAGACCATATGATCTGATCAAGGCTGTTTTTGAGCTCAGGCTTATGACGCTGCTTGGCTTCATGCCGGACATGGCCGGATGCAGTCTATGCGGCCGCGACTGCGGCGTTATGGATGAAAAGAGTGCCTTTCACCTGACGAACGGCAATCTTCGGTGCCGTGACTGCGCGGCAAAAGCGGCAAGAATAGAAATTGAGGATATAATCAACGAGGGTGAAGCAATCAAAGCCGACGATATAGATTCACACATCGTGTATATTTCGCCGGAATGCGTGAGACTTGTCACACGTACTATCAGCGTCTCGGAAAATACGGCATACGCTGTAAATGTTCCGATGACGCTTTTAAAAGAATTTTCGGCTTTTGCCGAAAGATATACTGTAAATCAGCTCGAAAGGACATTCGACACACTTAAATTTTATAAGGATTTTAAACAATGATAAACTCAGACAGCTTTCAAAAAGCGCTTCATACGCTTGAATTTGATAAAATACTTGATATGCTGTGCTCATGCTGCCGGCTCGAATCCGGATGTGAACGGATCAGAAAAACCGTTCCGCTCACAGACGGACATGAGATCCTGCGCCTTTTAAAGCAGACATCCGAAGCAAAGGCTCTGCTTGCCGTAAAGGGTGCGCCTTCCATGTCGGCACACATCAGCATGCCTGATATTGTTTCACGCGCGGAAAAAGGCGCGGTGCTGACTCCGGGAGAGCTTTTACGCGTCGCGTCAATGCTCTCTTCCGCTTCCGCCATAAAGAGCTTCGGTGAAAAAGCGAATGAAAACAGCATGCTGTTCCCTATTTTTTCGCATATGCTTCCGAATAAACAGCTCGATCAGTCGATAACTCATGCAATCGAAAACGAAGATATGATCTCTGACGATGCTTCTGACGAGCTGAATTCTATCAGGCGAAAAATAAGAAACTCCGGAGCACGCATACGCGAAACTCTATCCAAATACACAGGCGGAGCATACTCGACCTATCTCCAGGACAATATTATTACCATACGTAACGGACGATATGTCGTTCCCGTTAAGGTTGAATATAAAAACGAGGTCAAGGGTCTTGTCCACGATACCTCATCCTCAGGAGCCACCGTATTTATCGAACCTCTTGCGGTTGTGGAATTGAATAACGACATCAAAATGCTTGAAAACGAGGAGCATCGCGAAATAGAGCGCATCCTCACACAGCTTTCTTTCGATGTCGCGGCATACGCCGATTCCCTTCTGCTCGACTACATGAATATAACCGAAATGTCTGTTATATTCGCAAAGGCGGAATTGTCCTTTAAGCTTAACGCCGCCGAACCGAAGCTTAATCTCAACGGATATTCCCACTTTATAAAAGCGCGGCATCCTCTCCTTGAAAAGGAAAAGGTTGTTCCGATAGAAATAATGCTCGGAGGAAATTTTGACACGCTCGTTATCACCGGACCGAATACTGGCGGCAAAACAGTTTCTATCAAGACCTTTGCGTTATTGGCGATGATGGCGCAGTCGGGATTTCACATTCCCGCGGACGAAGGAAGCGAATTCTGCGTTTATAAAGATATCCTTTGTGATATCGGCGATGAACAGAGCATAGAACAGTCGCTTTCGACCTTTTCATCACATATGATCAATATTATTTCAATCCTTAAGCGCTGCGGCGAAGGATCGCTTGCTCTGTTCGATGAACTCGGCGCGGGAACCGATCCTGTTGAAGGCGCGGCTCTCGCAGTTTCCATTCTCGAATATGTAAAGCGTTCCGGCGCCAAATGCCTCGCGACTACTCACTACGCCGAGCTGAAAACTTATGCTCTCGAAACCGACCGTGTCGAAAACGCGTCCTGTGAATTTGATATAAATTCTCTTAAGCCGACATACAGGCTGATTATCGGCACACCCGGACGCAGCAACGCTTTTTTGATTTCGGAGCGTCTCGGGCTCGATACCTCTATAATAAAGCACGCCGAAACGCTTATTGATACCTCAAGCCTCAGATTTGAAAAGGTAGTGGAAAAACTCGAAGCGGACAGAATTGCCATGGAGGAATCGCGCCGCATTGCCGAAAAACAGCGCGACGAAACCGGTAGAATGCATAGCGATGCCCTTGAAGAACGCGACAGGCTCATCGCCTCGGCCCAAAAGGAACTTGAACGTGCAAAAACAGAAGCTACGCGCCTTATTAAAACCGCCAAAGCGCAAAGTGACGCAATATTTATCGAGCTATCGGAATTGAAAAATAAATCCACAGATGATCTGCTTAAAGATGATCTTGACGCTAAACGCGCCGCGTTCCGAGACAGTCTAAGGGGTATTGAAAAGGAAATCGACAACCGCGACATGCCAGAACCTGACGACGATTATATACTTCCGCGTGAGCTCGTCAAAGGAGACAAAGTGCTTGTCGTTCTGGGAAACGATAAAAAGAAACATGGCGTCGTGGAAAAAGTAAACGGCGACGAAGCGTCGGTGATATGCGGCAGTATCCGCATGAAGCTGAAAACCAAAGCTCTCCGCCTCGTATCCGGCCTTGCCGCGGCAGAAAGCAACGCCGTAAAACGAAGCGCGACATCTTCTCTGCGTCCCAGCGTTAAAAGTGAGATTGATCTCAGAGGTCTTACCGGAGAGGACGCATGGTTTTCAACCGATAAATACCTTGACGACGCAATCCTTGGCGGGCTTAATTCCGTCACGCTCATTCATGGTAAAGGTACGGGAGCATTGCGAAAAGCAATGTGGGATTATTTAAAGCGCGATTCAAGAGTCGCTTCTTACCGCATGGGAGCATACGGAGAGGGAGACAGCGGCGTCACTGTCGTCGAATTCAAGAAGAAAAAATAATATTAAAAGGGATTTCACATGAACAGCTTTAAAATCAGCGCGTTTGCCGACGAAATAACAACGGATTTTGCCGGGCAGATAGAAACGCTCAAGTCTTTGGGGATCAGTTATATCGAGCCGCGCGGGATCGACGGCGAGAACATATCAGTAATAAGCATGGAAAAAGCCCGGTCAGCCGCCGCGATGCTTGATAAAGCCGGCATCGGAGTGTCATCCATCGGCTCTCCGTGCGG
The sequence above is a segment of the Oscillospiraceae bacterium genome. Coding sequences within it:
- the era gene encoding GTPase Era; this encodes MTENKITPKAPRTGFVAIVGLPNVGKSTLLNTLLGEKLAAVSKKPQTTRTRITGILTKENIQYVFLDTPGVHRPRTKLGEMMIEEIGTALADVSCVLFVTEPLGQISETERNMLAKLRIQKQNVILLINKIDEFKKSAILTTMDAFSKEFEFASIIPISAKENDGIDIIFKELDPFIGECDWYFPSDMITDMPERRIAEEIIREKLLRLLDQEIPHGTAVVVEEFKDIRGHLLSIRAEIFCEKPSHKAIIIGKDGAMLKKIGTYAREDMEAFFGVKVNLDLWVKVKKNWRDDSSYLNELGFIKKD
- the recO gene encoding DNA repair protein RecO; this encodes MPEVVKGLVIRETLAGEYDKLLTVLTETRGKLFFRAYGVRSLINRNSASCRIFSYSEFVLREKNDHYYLSQAQLIKSSLEPGTEFDGMSLAFYFFDLCDYCASDEETCGGMLKMLMNALYIISKGDRPYDLIKAVFELRLMTLLGFMPDMAGCSLCGRDCGVMDEKSAFHLTNGNLRCRDCAAKAARIEIEDIINEGEAIKADDIDSHIVYISPECVRLVTRTISVSENTAYAVNVPMTLLKEFSAFAERYTVNQLERTFDTLKFYKDFKQ
- a CDS encoding endonuclease MutS2, coding for MINSDSFQKALHTLEFDKILDMLCSCCRLESGCERIRKTVPLTDGHEILRLLKQTSEAKALLAVKGAPSMSAHISMPDIVSRAEKGAVLTPGELLRVASMLSSASAIKSFGEKANENSMLFPIFSHMLPNKQLDQSITHAIENEDMISDDASDELNSIRRKIRNSGARIRETLSKYTGGAYSTYLQDNIITIRNGRYVVPVKVEYKNEVKGLVHDTSSSGATVFIEPLAVVELNNDIKMLENEEHREIERILTQLSFDVAAYADSLLLDYMNITEMSVIFAKAELSFKLNAAEPKLNLNGYSHFIKARHPLLEKEKVVPIEIMLGGNFDTLVITGPNTGGKTVSIKTFALLAMMAQSGFHIPADEGSEFCVYKDILCDIGDEQSIEQSLSTFSSHMINIISILKRCGEGSLALFDELGAGTDPVEGAALAVSILEYVKRSGAKCLATTHYAELKTYALETDRVENASCEFDINSLKPTYRLIIGTPGRSNAFLISERLGLDTSIIKHAETLIDTSSLRFEKVVEKLEADRIAMEESRRIAEKQRDETGRMHSDALEERDRLIASAQKELERAKTEATRLIKTAKAQSDAIFIELSELKNKSTDDLLKDDLDAKRAAFRDSLRGIEKEIDNRDMPEPDDDYILPRELVKGDKVLVVLGNDKKKHGVVEKVNGDEASVICGSIRMKLKTKALRLVSGLAAAESNAVKRSATSSLRPSVKSEIDLRGLTGEDAWFSTDKYLDDAILGGLNSVTLIHGKGTGALRKAMWDYLKRDSRVASYRMGAYGEGDSGVTVVEFKKKK